Part of the Impatiens glandulifera chromosome 8, dImpGla2.1, whole genome shotgun sequence genome is shown below.
ATTTTCTTGGCGGTCCtcatgttctctacaaagatgcggtcgaggAATTTTTCAAGACCGCAACTATCTCCGATGACAAAATCACCGCAAATGTATGCGGTactgaaatagagctcaccgaggcatTGGTGGCAAagagcctgcgccttccaacaaccggccaggatgcaacggcggaCATCGAGATTAAGACTTTTGAGGCGGCATGCCAGATACTCTCGGCAACTAAGGAGCCGATAAAGGTATCCGGCAGCAAATCAACGTTGAAACCGGAATATATCCCAATCTGTGATATCTTTGCAAGGGCGATTCTAGCAAGGGGAGGGAACTACAGCAGCCTCACCAAACacaaaatcaggatgctgatcggcctgatagagggaacaaaggtcaactgggcaaaagCGGTGTTCAACAACttaatggatatggtgaaaccggactcaaaccggtcgtggggatacgccgttcctctcggtaagatcttccttcaccacaatctcaacatcggtcccggcgtcatCGTCGCAAATAGAAGCCTCATCAGATCGAAACAATTCTtagaaaggaagcagccggcccccggttcccgaaagaagaaagccgccaAGAAAGCGGTCCCGACAAAAGAAAAGGCcgaaagcaaaggaaaagagaaagtcACTTTCTCGGAACCGCCGCAGCAAACTGAGGATGAAGAGTCGGCTTCCAATTCTGAAAGAACCGATACAGAAAGGACCGATGATGAAAGATCGACCAATGAAGAAGAGCATTCGGGCCAGAGCCCCAATAATGCCGGACCCGACGccaaccctgagaccaccgagggtagTGAAGAGGGTGGTGAAGATGCCGGTGATGAAGGCGGCGACAAAGATAatgaggaggccgaagaagcagaggccgataggatatCTCTGAAACTCCTTCAGGGCGCCAAAAAGCGAGCCGAGTCGATTGAGGAGTTATACctggaatggcacgagcaccggttcggcaAGCCGTATAGCCAAATCCTACCGGGCTACACAGACGTGGAATGCATTCAAAGACTgaaggaagtggaggacttgaTCATGAatctcacaaaatccaacacaattgAAGAGGTATTACACCGAACCTACCTCTTAAAACCATAGGTACAACTACGGAAGTTAACCACACGCATCCGGAAGATTACGGAGGAGTTCGAAGAGGTGGGACCTGAAGACACCTTAACACCGCGGGTGTTAGAAatgcttgaaaaagccaaaggagACCTCATTCAAGAAATTGACCGGCTAGAGGCAATATACAGTCAAAGGGAAATACCGGTCTATACAGCTCCCCGGATTGAAACGAGTCTGGAtcactgtccaacacctccaagggagaatGCGGCATCAAAAGAATCCGATGAAAGAGCGGATCCTAATCTCACCGGGCAATCTCCACCTACACAACCGGAAGTCTTCGAATCAGACTTCACAAAGGAATGGGTTGAGGGCCGTCTTCAAAGGTTTGAAGCTTCAACAACAGAACGGATTGATAGCagtattcaagagtttgaagactccgcGGTTCAGCCATTCAAGGACAGATTCCAAAGAATCGTTTgctcggcactcaagttcgccGACACCACAAGGTATCTCTTGAACAATACTCGGGACCGGCTCTCAGAAATCGACGAAGATCAACAGGAAGAGGCGGCTCTGCGCAGTAAATATTTTAAGCGAACCGTAATTTTGGAGGATACGACCTCCGAGTTAAAGGAAGACTTTGgccggcttgaaagagagaccgatcaacgattGACAACGATGGCTGATGAtctggtcggcacaacactcgAACGGGTATCCGAacttgaaaagaagaatgccGGTCTCGAGGACGAACTCAAGGCGCTTTCCGCTCAAGTTGCCGAACTGCTGAGGGCTAAGATAaatgcggatgccgcggctgtagcggctgatgctcaagcggctaagagggtccaggatgAGCTGGACGCCGAAGCAAGTAAAGAGAAAGAAGCACCGCGATCATCCCAACTtaccgaagaagaagaggaagccgAGCGACTTCGACAGTCAGAGGCTAAGTTCCCGGGACTTACAAAGAAAGTAGTcgctcaagctgcgaaggatgcTGCGCGGTTGGAAAGAGAAAGATGGAGGCAGGAAAGTTTCGCAGAAgacaacaagaagaaaaaggcggcctcCTCCGTTTCAGCGCCGAAAAAGCGAAAGAGGGAACCCtcaaagaaagttcaaatagccgaCCTGCTCAATGAGGTCACTGAAACGGTCATTTCGAGTATACCGCAGTAGGCTGCTCAAGTCGAGGGGGAGGTTGAAGAACACCTGAAGCCCCGGTCTACAAGACAAAGAGTCTCCGAACCGGCCAGTCGACCGCAACCGGAGAAGAAAAAGAGGAAcatatatgacttctcggactcggaataggggctctctttccTTTACTTATCTTAGCATTtctatatattatgttattttcggttatctatcatatatataaagctatttttgaaaccggccatcttttgcatctctacttagttttgataattttaaataaaataattaaaaagggagaaattgataagataaaagataagacttttccaaaaattttctcaaaatttttcgaaaaattctcctaagtcagtttcaaaaatccggacaaacaaaacaaccggcctacggttgcaaacttacatgattttgataaatttaaataaattaatcaaaaagggagaaattgttagataaaattagaccggttcaaataaacctaacttaaataaaccttctaTGCAGGAACAAAAAGAACCGAActggacaaacaaaagaaccggctaaagaacactaaccggtcaagctagtaaaccgaccaagaatacttggaacgtgaccgcacaaagaaaggatcagccaaagcttaaaaccggaatcatcaaacagccgatcagtcacaaggcagaggaataaccggaagaagtccggttatatcaTCCATACCgaaagccatccggttaagtcaaatgaccgacctgtacaagaagacaattcgggtatctgttgagaatgataccaaaggaacagactgaacacttctatatccatacaagtctgaggaaagtctgcaggctgcagaagacagtactaccggatctttccacttcgggataagtcagaaagaagatcttccaagtacagacaactgtccaacagacagtgcctacattgagtaaaagacaaacctagcaggtttgtcttacataccggaagaacagaccgccaggtctgagacagaatgccaggtctgaggttgaccatcaggtctgaggaaacgaccacaggtctgaatctctgaaacactgaatcactgcacctctgctcagccaatcagattcaaggcagtgaaatatgaccgttggcatatttcacctataaaaggggcagttgaagaagagtaaatgcgggacaagcaAGATACAGTGAagcaagtgagaaattctaagagcatttactccacaagtgataagattgtgctattctagaaagcctaagtgctaaagttaaagtgtgtgttttacaatttcggtgtaaattgtaagagtgttatcgagcaggaaataagtctcgatcggattgtacttgtattccttagtgaatatccttctcgcggtttcgagaggaaggggtgacgtagaagctttatctccgaacatccataaaatctgtcttgttatttactgtctgcaggtttcattatctaaccgattcataccgctataaccgacttaactttatccaagccgaatctccagattaccgaagccgatccatcaaatctcaaacctccatcatataataccgattctgcctatcatacaagtgtgccgcttcaacctgaaagcaaatctcttccgcgcttgaacctagttcaagggtttgtgacaggttgtgtagtattgaaaccccggtgttaatctctaaccgaatTAACCACCACCTCACGAGTAGGAAcagctaaccggtccaacccccggtcctccagcggctacctagatcctaacagttgATCATGTCGGCTAACTACCCTacctaaaaaaaagtaattaataaaaaaaaataaagcttATCTTAGAAGTTTGAATGGACATCATGTATGGATTTGAAGTGTCGAtcccttttataaaatggtactttaattttgtgttcctgTTTAGTCCTATTTGGCCACTATTTAGGCACGTTGGACATTATGgaactttaaattaaagttaagtattataattggttGATAGACATTTCTTTATGTCCTAAACATGTGTTGTCCCTCGTCAGACTTtctttgtaatctctattttatttattatatatatccgatcttaaaaataatatatatatatatatatatatatttatttattgtaaatttaaagtTATTGGCAAACATAGAGGATCTATTACttactaaatttttaaaaatgttaataatttttattagtattcTGATggttatttttaagataaattatatatatacctttaTGTAATAAAGGAAAAAGAcaatttaattcaaacaaataacTTGATTAGCTAAAATTTCAAGCaaataatgaaataacttaACCAACTTATTACCAAGAAAATGACATAATTCtgaactataataataatacctaAAAAACATTTAGATTTTCATAAGCTGACTTTGCAATTCTATTTGtgcataaatatataataaccaTACAGACAAACACAAAATAGATCAATAAAACTAACTCATAATAGTGCAGAGTTATGTGAAGAGTAATTTAAGCTGCCAACCCGAGCCACGCCTTTGAATTGGTTAGATTTGGAAGAGCCGAAGCCTTATTGCTCGACGTTGAGTAAGGTGCTCGAGCAGTCagcctaaaataattttaaaaaaaattaacaacaaattatttagAATCAACTTGAGAAAACTATTTTTTGTGTCAATTAATCTCAATTTCATATTGGTATGTATTTTCGCAAAAATAACACTgatactttttatatttagtatttaaaaatatgaaagattTAAAAAACTTAGATTTGATACAATTTTGGCTCCCAAATTAGATCTTGTTAGTGTAAATCTCtctttagtttaaataatttaaatatttcactAGCATTGATACAAAAGATCTAAAGtatcattttaaaatcaacaccattcaacatttatttaaataaaatcaaatttatttaaatattccgAATAGAATAAGAtctaagatttttaaaataccttttttttaaatatatcctaaataaattttcatttatttttagagattaaaaaaataataataaattttaaaactaattataattaaacattattttatacatcattaaatttattaatgataatatttttttatttctttttaaaaaatatattttattattatatagagaaaaaaaaaacttatcatCTACAAATTACCATTGAATTGAAACttatttaagagaaatgattaaggGAAAATTTGAAACAGAATTTTAAAGGGAAATCAAACAAGAACCTGTTCTTTCTCTTCTCAAAAAAGCGGGTCAAGGAAGACTTCCTTGCAATTGACAGATCTGTTgcaaataagagaaattattaaaacatctctttctctctctagaaatcaAGAGTAACCGGAGAAACGATTCTTACCGGCTACGACCAAATTATTGGTAAAATCGGTTGCGGGAATGCTGTGATGATACTGAGAACTCTCATTGTCAGCTGCAAATGTAATAATTTCCTTAAATTTATCAGCTGGAATATCATTGAACACCATCATTTTGCCTGAGTAGAAAATCGTCATTTCTGCAGTTTCCGGTTTCGATTTCTTTACCGCACTGAAACAAAATGATTCATACCATCAATTGAAGAGTAAGGGTAGAGGAAATTGTTCTCGAATCTCGATTATCTAACCTTGAATTTCCAGTGACCGGAAACAAGTTCATGGTTGACGGTGATTTCTCCGTCGCCTGAGTGTCTACCGacattttgagaaaaaaaacacATCAATTCCGTAGATCTTATAAAAGCATAGAGAcagagagaaaaagaaagaaatagtaCAGCCCGTGATTCCGATGCTGAGATCACCGAAGGATCCATTCTTCTTCATGTACTTGCTGAGAAGATTACAGGTATGAGAGAAGTTGGATTTTTCCGGTGCTTTATCTGCCTTTTGGCCGGAGTATCTCCCGGCGAATTCCGACATGTTTGTATAGGCGAAAGAAAGAAGGAACAatcaaggaagaagaagaaatatattatataatttggaTTTTGAATATTAAAGCTGAAGCAGCAGGGTTTGAGTGCAGTACTTTTGAAAAAGGTCAGAAAATGGCACGAGGGATTTATGAAATCTGTCTGTTTTAGGTTCGGTTTGTTTTGggttttaaaagataattttttgatggtttaatattaaattaaatggaaaataaatatttcaatagttatatttcaaaaacaaaacaaaaatacaattaagaCATGTTTGATATGCATTTTTATACTCAAGaattgagaaagaaagaaattgaaTTGTTTGGTTGAAGGGTTAATTactgaatatttttaaattcatctctaaaattttaaattaaaataaataaaatcttatttctGTGATCCCCTCTCTCTCTCCTAATCTATTTTCTCTACAATAATCTTTactgttattataattatagcAATGATAAATTCAAcgaaaaatttaataaaaataagtctaTGAATTCGACGTGGCTTGTCAAGTTGTTCCCACGTCCCGAAATTGCTGTTTTCGGGTTCCGAAATCActcatttcgggacaaaaaaaaatatttttttttggtacgAAATGACCGTTTCGGGACTCGAAATGACCGTTTCGAGACATTATGAAGTCGTTTCAGGACGTGAAATAAGTCTTTCgagacattttgaaaattttctctctcctacccaCATGTCATGCCACGTTGATTcgtaatattttggttaataaattaagtgatatgataaacgaatgaaatgatatttttaattttagttattcaAATCATCCAATTAAACCAGACAgaaattagtataatttttcaataatcaatgattattaaatatttgttcttttgtaatagaaaaatcttataaacataaattcatccggtaaataaaaaatataattttaaatctttACAAAATAATTGATTGTGATCGATCTTCATAAACCTTCTTTCTCctccataattaattaatttaaatccttaaaaacaaataatatttacaaaattaaatttattttatttatttaaaattgtaacattaaaataacttttaaaattataaattataaattttaaaatcgtaaaatctaaCTAGTTTAAGAGTgtatttaaatgtaaaatcatatcatttaaaaactataatttaaatctattatttgttaaataaattattatggatAGAAATAAGGTTTTTAACGACGAACATTAACCACGGCGAAGAAAACAAAAGtcgtgattaataatatttattagtgtcgACGTTACATCGCCGAcactattaatattattaacgcgtcaacactaataaatattatttaccacAACGGAACGATCgccgacactaataaatattattaatcacgaCGTAAAAAAATCTATCTATTGGTTAGAAACACATTTGTTgaattttctcaatgatcatcaatcttTTCTTGGCAATCTTCATCGTCTTCAATTAGTTATAATGAAGTAATTAAAGATGGAGATTTCGAAAGAGAGTCTGATTGTCTATTGGTTAGAAGCACTTCTCTTTAAGAAATTTTCTCAATAATCATCAATCTCTTATAGGTTATCTCCATCTTCAATTggttaaaatgaaattaaagatAGAAGTTTCCTAAGAGAGCGTGGTTGTCTATTGtctattatttattcaaatcatcCATCAAtgtggtttatttaattatttgattatatattatcgACATATAAAGTTCTTCCTTCACTGCTTAAATAAAAAAGGGTATCTtcatattcaattatttaaaaagaaattaaagatgaaGATTTCCGAGAAGAGCCCAAATGGATATTAGTTAGAAGCACATTGGTTGAATTTTTCGATGATCATCAATCTAATCTAAGATATCTCCATCTTCAAATGtctaaaagaaattgaagatgaagatattTCAGATGAGTCTCATTGTTTATTGTCTATTCAAATCATCCATCaatgtaatttaataattttttggaaaagaatattaaccacgactttaggATAAGGCCGACGTTAATACATGTGAGTTACTACCGAAAACAAAGCGTTTTATGAAAAAGAATATTAACCACAGCTTTAGGATAAGGCCGTGGTTAATAGTATTTATAATAACCACGACTTTAGGTTAAGGTCGGCGTTAATATAGGTGAGTTACTACCAAAACGAAGTGTTTTTTAGAAAAGAATATTAACTACGGCTTTAGGACAAGGCCgtagttaataatatttttcattaaccATGGTTTTAGGATAAGACCGTagttaatattcatttaatgaatattaacgTCGGCACACTCCAACGCCGAAATTAATACTCTTTATACATAAAACACTAGTCTTCTTTTCTTTCCATGTTCCTTCTTTCTTCTGTCGCCTTTCGCCTCCTCTCTCTCGCCGAATCCTCTCCATTCTCTCGTCGAATcctctcttctttctttcttcctaCTTTCATCCGCCTCGTTTAGCTGCCGAAAGTCACTTGTTGTTCGTTCGTAAGCCGTCCGCCTACTGCTTGTTGTTCGTCCGAAAACTACCATTCATTCTGCAggtaataatatattcatatttagattgatttaagtttgattaatAAGATAATTTTGATTAGTGAATTATGTTTGATAAATTAGATTGATTTATTGAAAGATTTAGtgttgtttgatttaggttggtttgatttattgatagatttaagttattcaattttgtttgatttaggttggtttgatttattgatagatttaagttgtttgattttgtttgatttaggttggtctgatttattgatagatttatgttgctttgattttgtttgatttagggtgtttatatgtatatattattgatagatttaagttgatattattgatttaggtttgaatgtttgatttaggtttgaatgtttgatatatttgattagttgtttgattttgtttgatttaggttggtttgatttattgatAGATTTAAGTTGTTtgcttttgtttgatttaggttggtttgatttattgatagatttaggtttgtttgattaaattttcaGATGGAGCAACAAATAGTAAGTTTTTGTAAGAGTATTAAATTTTCAGATTATCTAACAGATGATAAGTATGTTATTTGTACAGAAGAGGGAGATTTGAAATCCTCCTAGTCATGCAGACTTCTTCCTATATGCGCATACTAAGAGACCAACCATCGAGGATCCGACTCCCGTGCGTTCTTTAAAAGTTTAGCATGCCATCGTAAGTTGTTATCCTTTCTATCGTTTTAGTTTGCAtgtctaaatttaaaattactaacattaattttgtaaatgatTGTAGAATGTGATGCACGAGAGGCTAGAAGAAAACCCTAATATGTCGTCACTTGAGGTGTTTGAGACTACTTTGGGATGACAGGGACACGGGAGGGTGATCGGGATGGGATCGGGAATATGTCCAACTCACTTTAGACTCGATCAATGGGGAATTTCTTCCTCGAGCGTCAACTCACGTGTGTCACAACAAACGTTGATGAAGGAGAACAAGAACCTACGAGAGGAGATGAATCAGATGCGCGCACGATATGATGCTGATGCGAAGATGATATCACAACAAGATGTACGGCAGGACGCTTTAAAGGCGCAGATTGAGGCACTTATGTCTAGTATGCAGCCCCATCCTCCTCCGATTAGTAATAATACTAGAATTGCATACGATTTTAGATTTTTGTATTacgatttgagatttttgtcaaatttgagatttttgttgaatttagaattatgttttatttctgAATGGTCTTTTTTTGTTAATAGTAAACATATGAaacaagttttaaaaaattcaaaaaatgacaaaaacacGAGAGCAATCAATATCAACGTCGGCATTAGGGGTGCCGACGttcaaaaagaataatattaactaCGGATTTAGAAGAATGTCGACGTTAATAAAGGCTAAAACAACATGAGAGCAACGATTATCAATATATAAGTATTAATCACAGTTTTATTCTAATGTCGAccttaataatatcattttattaaccacgactttatcATAAAGCGAccttaataatatcatttattaaccACGGATTTAGGATAGCCGAccttaataatatcatttattaaccacgactttataCTAAATCCGaccttaataatattatttattaaccacggttttatCCTAAAGCGAccttaataatatcatttattaaccacggttttagGGAAAGATCATcgtggttaaaaataaaaaaaaaaacttttaacgTTCAAATATTTAACGTCGATGGGCGACGGTTTTGGTAGCCGACATTAATAAATACTAGCGTTGGTATTAGGGCTTTTAACGACGACCTTTACCGTCGCTAATAGTATAATTTCCtgtactctcacatatatatccaaattaaccacagctctcgacccgacaatccgaacactttcaaaattaaacatcattatatatatatatatatatatatatatatatatatatatatatatatatatatatatatatatatatatatatatatatatatatatatatatacatatgtatatatacatatgtatatatacatacaaacatatatatatacatacatatatatatatacatatatatatatatatatacaaacatatatatatatacatacaaacatatatatatatacatacaaatatatatatatacatacaaacatatatatatatacatacaaacatatatatatatacatacaaacatatatatatatatatatatatatatatatatatatatatatatatattagttagttaaaaatgtcccgcgttaatcaaatttagtgttgaattaaaaatataatgtgttattagcctagttggttaaagatcagttatacttattttgttaggttgcgagttctaAACAtatctatatcatttttaattttatttttaactgtttaaaGTTTATG
Proteins encoded:
- the LOC124913203 gene encoding uncharacterized protein LOC124913203, with the translated sequence MGRDSSLFRHLSQVDFEEIRLKGTSEAKEVIDRVVKTDLEYFLGGPHVLYKDAVEEFFKTATISDDKITANVCGTEIELTEALVAKSLRLPTTGQDATADIEIKTFEAACQILSATKEPIKPAPGSRKKKAAKKAVPTKEKAESKGKEKVTFSEPPQQTEDEESASNSERTDTERTDDERSTNEEEHSGQSPNNAGPDANPETTEGSEEGGEDAGDEGGDKDNEEAEEAEADRISLKLLQGAKKRAESIEELYLEWHEHRFGKPYSQILPGYTDVECIQRLKEVEDLIMNLTKSNTIEEITEEFEEVGPEDTLTPRVLEMLEKAKGDLIQEIDRLEAIYSQREIPVYTAPRIETSLDHCPTPPRENAASKESDERADPNLTGQSPPTQPEVFESDFTKEWVEGRLQRFEASTTERIDSSIQEFEDSAVQPFKDRFQRIVCSALKFADTTRYLLNNTRDRLSEIDEDQQEEAALRSKYFKRTVILEDTTSELKEDFGRLERETDQRLTTMADDLVGTTLERVSELEKKNAGLEDELKALSAQDELDAEASKEKEAPRSSQLTEEEEEAERLRQSEAKFPGLTKKVVAQAAKDAARLERERWRQESFAEDNKKKKAASSVSAPKKRKREPSKKVQIADLLNEVTETVISSIPQ
- the LOC124912611 gene encoding protein TIFY 10A-like, with the translated sequence MSEFAGRYSGQKADKAPEKSNFSHTCNLLSKYMKKNGSFGDLSIGITGYTQATEKSPSTMNLFPVTGNSSAVKKSKPETAEMTIFYSGKMMVFNDIPADKFKEIITFAADNESSQYHHSIPATDFTNNLVVADLSIARKSSLTRFFEKRKNRLTARAPYSTSSNKASALPNLTNSKAWLGLAA